Below is a window of Escherichia coli DSM 30083 = JCM 1649 = ATCC 11775 DNA.
TCAGCGTCCCGTTTTCCAGCAGGATGGTATCGACATGGCGTGGTTCGGTCAGTTGCCGACTGCTTAGCGCAATGTCGACACTTTTTGCCACCAGGGTCGCGGGCTGGCCATCACGGCCAAACGTGACGTTCTCCAGCACGATATGAGATGGCGCGGAAAAACGGTGATCCATCGCCCCGAAGGCCAGATGATAGTCGCTATTCTCGGAAACCCATGCGCTGATATGTTCTGCTCCCCAGCGAGTTTGCAGAAGAAAATAGAGGCCAGCGATCACCACTAACAGAGCGATGAGAATGTAGAGAAGCAGCTTCCCAATAAATTTCATGGTCTTCCATCCCGTGAAATGCACATAAGGGAGTTATGCACGATTTACGCGCAATCCTCAAGGCGGGAATGGTGAAAGAGGTGAGACTGCGGCGGTAATTATCTTACCGCCGCCAGTGAATTACTGTTTTTCTGGTGGGAAAATCAGATTCAGCACGATGGCAGTAATACCGCCCGCGGCAATCCCGGAGGAGAGTAGGTTTTTCAGCCATTCAGGGGCAAACTGCAAAATCAGCGGCTGCTGAGACACGCCCAGACCGACCGCCAGCGACAGCGCGATAATCAGAATCGCCCGGCGGTTCAGCGGCTCACGAGAAACGATACGCACACCGGAGGCGGCGATGGTGCCAAACATTACAAGCGTTGCGCCGCCCAGAACCGGTTCTGGAATGTGTTGTACAAAACCGCTCACTGCCGGGAACAGACCCAGCACGATCAACATCAGCGCGACGACAAAACCGACATAGCGGCTGGCAACACCGGTTAACTGGATCACCCCGTTGTTCTGCCCGAAGCAGGAGTTCGGGAAGGTATTAAATACCGCCGAGACAAACGAGTTCAGGCCGTTTGCCAGTACGCCGCCTTTCAGGCGTTTCATGTACAGCGGACCGGACACTGGCTGTTCGGAAACGTCAGAGGTCGCCGTGATATCGCCAATGGTTTCCAGCGAAGTGATCATAAAGACCAGCATCAGCGGCAGCAGCAGACTCCATTCAATGCCAAGACCGTAATAGAGCGGCGTTGGCACCATAATCAGTTCTTGTGTCATCGGTTCGTTGCTTTCTGGCAACATGCCCATAAACCACGCCAGCGCATATCCGGCCGCCATCGCAATCACCAGTGAGGCCACGCGTAAGTAAGGGTTACGTTGACGGTTAAGCAGGATAATTAAGGCTAAGACCACGCCTGCCAGCAGCAGATTTTTCGGTGCGCCGAAGGTGTTATCGCTCATGGCTGCGTAACCGCCGCCAATGGAGGTCAGCCCAACCTGAATTAGCGACAGGCCGATAATCATCACCACAACGCCAGAAACCAGCGGCGTAATAATGCGGCGCGCCAGATGCAGAACGCGGGAGATCACCATCTCGGTACAACTTGCCAGCATCAACGTGCCGAACAAAGCTGCCATCATGGTAGGAACATCAGCACCACCGGTCTTCAGCGCTGTGCCGCCCATAATCAGCGGAGCAACAAAGTTGAAGCTGGTGCCCTGAATAGACAACAACCCGGAGCCAACCGGACCCCAGGCCTTAATTTGAATAATCGATGCCACACCGGAGGCAAACAGCGACATACTAATAATGTGTTGCGTGTCTTGTGCCGGTAAACCCAGCGCCTGGCAGATTAATAGCGCTGGCGTGATCACCGCAACGAACATCGCCAGCAAATGCTGACAGGCGGCAAACAGGGTTTGAGGAAGCGGCGGACGATCTTCAAGACGGTAAATCAGTTCGCTGTTTTGAGTCTGCGCAACCGGTTGCGCATTTTCTGACTCGAGGGTGGAAACAGACATCGAAAACAATCCCGTGGTAGCAAAGCGGGCATTTTAGCTGACCGAAAGAGAAAAGCAAACGTTTGCCACATCCTCATCTAAATATTTAAATGAGATAAATGTACTTTTTTATATAACTTTTAGTTGTTTTCTGCTTAAAATCCATGCCATTTTTCTAGTTTCAGCTAAGAATTCGAACCAGGAAAGCATGACTCGATACTCGTCATATTTCGCCTTACTGCAAATGCGCGATGAAGTATGACGAGTATGAAAGAGTGATGCGGACACAAAGGAGTAACTATGTTTCATCTCGATACTTTAGCAACGCTTGTTGCCGCAACGCTGACGTTGCTGCTCGGGCGCAAGTTGGTCCATTCCGTCTCCTTTTTGAAAAAATACACCATACCGGAACCTGTTGCGGGTGGTTTATTAGTGGCGCTGGCGCTGCTGATACTGAAAAAAAGCATGGGCTGGGAAGTCAACTTTGATATGTCCCTGCGCGATCCGTTGATGCTGGCTTTCTTCGCCACCATTGGCCTGAACGCCAACCTTGCCAGTCTGCGAGCTGGTGGGCGTGTGGTGGGGGTTTTCCTGATTGTGGTTGTTGGCCTGTTGGTGATGCAAAATGCCATTGGCATTGGTATGGCTAGCCTGTTAGGGCTTGATCCGCTGATGGGGCTGCTGGCCGGTTCTATTACGCTTTCGGGCGGTCACGGTACGGGTGCTGCATGGAGTAAATTGTTCATTGAACGTTATGGCTTCACCAATGCGACAGAAGTGGCGATGGCCTGTGCAACGTTCGGTTTGGTGCTGGGCGGGCTGATCGGTGGCCCGGTGGCGCGTTATCTGGTGAAACACTCCACCACACCGAACGGTATTCCGGATGATCAGGAAGTTCCGACTGCGTTCGAGAAGCCGGATGTGGGCCGCATGATCACCTCGCTGGTGCTGATTGAAACTATCGCGCTGATTGCTATCTGCCTGACGGTGGGGAAAATTGTTGCGCAACTTTTGGCTGGTACTGCTTTTGAACTACCGACCTTTGTCTGTGTACTATTTGTTGGCGTGATTCTGAGCAACGGTCTGTCAATGATGGGCTTTTACCGCGTCTTTGAGCGAGCGGTATCCGTGCTGGGTAACGTAAGCCTGTCGTTGTTCCTGGCGATGGCGCTGATGGGGCTGAAACTGTGGGAGCTGGCTTCGCTGGCGTTGCCGATGCTGGCGATTCTGGTGGTACAGACCATCTTCATGGCGTTGTATGCCATCTTCGTTACCTGGCGCATGATGGGCAAAAACTACGATGCGGCAGTGCTGGCTGCGGGTCACTGTGGCTTTGGCCTTGGTGCGACACCAACGGCAATCGCTAACATGCAGGCGATCACTGAACGCTTTGGCCCGTCGCACATGGCGTTCCTGGTCGTGCCGATGGTCGGTGCGTTCTTTATCGATATCGTCAATGCGCTGGTGATTAAGCTGTATTTGATGTTGCCGATTTTTGCCGGTTAACCGATGAAGCGGCGGTCTTCTCACCGCCGCTTTTTACGCATTCGAGTAACGTTCTGTTTCTGGCATCCAGCGTTCTATCAGGGCTTTTGCCTGTTGTGGGTAACGTTCGTGAATATGTCGCGCCAGGCGCTGAACTTCCGGGATCATCGCCTGATCGCGCAGTAAATCCGCCACTTTAAATTCAGCATTCCCCGTCTGACGTGTACCTAACAATTCGCCAGGGCCGCGAATCTCCAGATCTTTCTGTGCAATCACAAAACCATCGTTGCTGTCGCGTAGTACCTGCAGGCGGATTTGCGCGGTTTTGGAGAGCGGCGTTTTGTAGAGCAGCACGCAGTGAGAGGCCACCGCGCCACGACCCACGCGGCCACGTAACTGGTGTAACTGCGCCAGACCCAGACGCTCCGGGTTTTCGATAATCATCAGACTGGCATTGGGTACATCAACACCGACTTCAATGACAGTAGTGGCAACCAGCAGGTGTAGTTCACCTTGTTTAAACGACGCCATCACCGCCTGTTTCTCGGCGGGTTTCATCCGTCCGTGTACCAGGCCAACATTCAACTCTGGTAGCGCCAGTTTCAACTCTTCCCAGGTCGCTTCCGCCGCCTGCGCTTCCAGTAATTCCGACTCTTCAATCAACGTACAAACCCAGTACGCCTGACGCCCTTCAGTCATACAGGCGTGGCGCACGCGGTCAATGATATCGGTACGGCGGGTATCAGGAATAGCGACCGTAGTCACTGGCGTGCGGCCTGGTGGCAGCTCATCTATCACCGAGGTATCGAGATCGGCATACGCAGTCATCGCCAGCGTGCGGGGGATGGGCGTGGCGGTCATGATCAACTGATGCGGATGGAAGCCCTGCTGCTGGCCTTTCTCCCATAACGCCAGACGCTGATGTACGCCAAAACGATGCTGTTCGTCGATAATCACCAGCGCCAGGCCGTTAAACTGCACCTGTTCCTGGAAAATGGCGTGCGTACCAACAATCATCTGCACCTGACCGCTGGCGATGGCTTCTTGCTGAGCCAGTCGTGCTTTACCTTTCTGTTTTCCGGCGAGCCAGCCTACTTCGATACCGAGCGGTGCAAACCAGTTACGAAAGTTATTGGCGTGCTGCTCGGCGAGTAATTCGGTTGGTGCCATCAGGGCCACCTGTTTGCCGTGGGCAACCGCACGCAACGCGGCGAGGGCAGCGACCAGCGTTTTACCGGAACCTACATCGCCCTGCACCAGACGCATCATCGGCACATCCAGCGCCATATCGCGCTCGATCTCCGCCACTACGCGTGCCTGTGCGCCCGTTGGCTTGAACGGTAAGGCGGCGAGGAGTTTATTTTTCAGCGCGTCATTGGCGCTCAGCGGCTGAGCATGAAAACGTTGTGCACCGGCACGTAACGCCAACATGCTGAGGTTGTGCGCCAGCAACTCTTCCAGAATCAGCCGGCGTTGTGCCGGATGCTGCCCGGTTTCGAGATCGCTAAGCTGTAGCGTCGGCGGCGGGCGGTGCAAAGTGCGCAACGCTTCCGGTAGCGTCATCATTCCTTGTGACAGTTCCGGCGGCAGGAGTTCTTCAATGGCGCATGTGTCGAGCAGATCCAGCGCCTGGTCGGTTAATTTACGCAGCGTAGCCTGCTTTACGCCTTCCGTAGTTGGGTAAACCGGCGTGAGCGTTTCCTGTAACTCTGGCGTGCTGAGATCGCCCTGTACGCGGTATTCCGGGTGGATCATCTCCGCACCATATTTGCCGCGCTTTGCTTCGCCATAGGCCAGCACGCG
It encodes the following:
- the xanP gene encoding xanthine/proton symporter XanP — encoded protein: MSVSTLESENAQPVAQTQNSELIYRLEDRPPLPQTLFAACQHLLAMFVAVITPALLICQALGLPAQDTQHIISMSLFASGVASIIQIKAWGPVGSGLLSIQGTSFNFVAPLIMGGTALKTGGADVPTMMAALFGTLMLASCTEMVISRVLHLARRIITPLVSGVVVMIIGLSLIQVGLTSIGGGYAAMSDNTFGAPKNLLLAGVVLALIILLNRQRNPYLRVASLVIAMAAGYALAWFMGMLPESNEPMTQELIMVPTPLYYGLGIEWSLLLPLMLVFMITSLETIGDITATSDVSEQPVSGPLYMKRLKGGVLANGLNSFVSAVFNTFPNSCFGQNNGVIQLTGVASRYVGFVVALMLIVLGLFPAVSGFVQHIPEPVLGGATLVMFGTIAASGVRIVSREPLNRRAILIIALSLAVGLGVSQQPLILQFAPEWLKNLLSSGIAAGGITAIVLNLIFPPEKQ
- the gltS gene encoding sodium/glutamate symporter, producing MFHLDTLATLVAATLTLLLGRKLVHSVSFLKKYTIPEPVAGGLLVALALLILKKSMGWEVNFDMSLRDPLMLAFFATIGLNANLASLRAGGRVVGVFLIVVVGLLVMQNAIGIGMASLLGLDPLMGLLAGSITLSGGHGTGAAWSKLFIERYGFTNATEVAMACATFGLVLGGLIGGPVARYLVKHSTTPNGIPDDQEVPTAFEKPDVGRMITSLVLIETIALIAICLTVGKIVAQLLAGTAFELPTFVCVLFVGVILSNGLSMMGFYRVFERAVSVLGNVSLSLFLAMALMGLKLWELASLALPMLAILVVQTIFMALYAIFVTWRMMGKNYDAAVLAAGHCGFGLGATPTAIANMQAITERFGPSHMAFLVVPMVGAFFIDIVNALVIKLYLMLPIFAG
- the recG gene encoding ATP-dependent DNA helicase RecG, whose amino-acid sequence is MKGRLLDAVPLSSLTGVGAALSNKLAKINLHTVQDLLLHLPLRYEDRTHLYPIGELLPGVYATVEGEVLNCNISFGGRRMMTCQISDGSGILTMRFFNFNAAMKNSLATGRRVLAYGEAKRGKYGAEMIHPEYRVQGDLSTPELQETLTPVYPTTEGVKQATLRKLTDQALDLLDTCAIEELLPPELSQGMMTLPEALRTLHRPPPTLQLSDLETGQHPAQRRLILEELLAHNLSMLALRAGAQRFHAQPLSANDALKNKLLAALPFKPTGAQARVVAEIERDMALDVPMMRLVQGDVGSGKTLVAALAALRAVAHGKQVALMAPTELLAEQHANNFRNWFAPLGIEVGWLAGKQKGKARLAQQEAIASGQVQMIVGTHAIFQEQVQFNGLALVIIDEQHRFGVHQRLALWEKGQQQGFHPHQLIMTATPIPRTLAMTAYADLDTSVIDELPPGRTPVTTVAIPDTRRTDIIDRVRHACMTEGRQAYWVCTLIEESELLEAQAAEATWEELKLALPELNVGLVHGRMKPAEKQAVMASFKQGELHLLVATTVIEVGVDVPNASLMIIENPERLGLAQLHQLRGRVGRGAVASHCVLLYKTPLSKTAQIRLQVLRDSNDGFVIAQKDLEIRGPGELLGTRQTGNAEFKVADLLRDQAMIPEVQRLARHIHERYPQQAKALIERWMPETERYSNA